One Streptomyces mobaraensis NBRC 13819 = DSM 40847 DNA segment encodes these proteins:
- a CDS encoding pyruvate dehydrogenase has translation MAKQTVAEQFVDILARAGVRRLYGVVGDSLNPVVDAVRRNAAIDWVHVRHEEAAAFAAGAEAQLTGKLAACAGSCGPGNLHLINGLYDAHRSMAPVLALASHIPSGEIGTGFFQETHPDRLFQECSHYCELVSTPQQMPRVLRTGIQNAIGRGGVGVIVLPGDVAGEPAAAPTGDHALVTTRPSVRPGDAEIDALARMVDEAGKVTLFCGAGTAGAHDEVMRFAERVKAPVGHALRGKEWIQYDNPYDVGMSGLLGYGAAYEATHECDLLILLGTDFPYTAFLPDDVKIAQVDVRPERLGRRSALDLAVWGDVRETLRCLTPKVQVKSGRKFLDKMLKKHADALEGVVKAYTRKVEKHTPIHPEYVASVLDEEAADDAVFTVDTGMNNVWAARYLTPNGRRRVIGSFTHGSMANALPQAIGAQFLDPDRQVVSMSGDGGFSMLMGDFLTLVQYGLPVKVVLFNNSSLGMVELEMMVGGLPSYGTANRNPDFAALATAAGAYGVRVEKPKQVRGALRDAFRHKGPALVDIVTDPNALSMPPKISADMVSGFALSAGKMVLDGGVGRMVQMARSNLRNIPRP, from the coding sequence ATGGCCAAGCAGACGGTGGCGGAGCAGTTCGTCGACATCCTGGCGCGGGCCGGGGTGCGGCGGCTCTACGGGGTCGTCGGCGACAGCCTCAACCCGGTCGTGGACGCGGTGCGCCGCAACGCGGCCATCGACTGGGTGCACGTCCGCCACGAGGAGGCCGCCGCGTTCGCCGCGGGCGCGGAGGCGCAGCTCACCGGCAAACTGGCGGCCTGCGCGGGCTCCTGCGGCCCCGGGAACCTGCACCTGATCAACGGCCTGTACGACGCCCACCGTTCCATGGCGCCCGTGCTCGCGCTGGCCTCGCACATCCCGAGCGGCGAGATCGGCACCGGTTTCTTCCAGGAGACCCACCCGGACCGGCTGTTCCAGGAGTGCAGCCACTACTGCGAGCTGGTGTCCACCCCGCAGCAGATGCCGCGCGTGCTGCGCACCGGCATCCAGAACGCGATCGGGCGCGGCGGCGTCGGCGTCATCGTGCTGCCCGGGGACGTCGCCGGGGAGCCGGCCGCCGCGCCCACCGGGGACCACGCGCTGGTCACCACCCGGCCGTCGGTGCGCCCCGGGGACGCGGAGATCGACGCGCTGGCGCGGATGGTCGACGAAGCCGGCAAGGTGACGCTGTTCTGCGGCGCCGGTACGGCGGGGGCGCACGACGAGGTGATGCGGTTCGCCGAACGGGTGAAGGCGCCCGTCGGGCACGCGCTGCGCGGCAAGGAGTGGATCCAGTACGACAACCCGTACGACGTCGGCATGAGCGGCCTGCTGGGCTACGGCGCCGCCTACGAGGCCACCCACGAGTGCGACCTGCTGATCCTGCTGGGCACCGACTTCCCGTACACCGCGTTCCTGCCGGACGATGTGAAGATCGCCCAGGTGGACGTGCGGCCCGAGCGCCTGGGCCGGCGGTCCGCGCTGGACCTGGCGGTGTGGGGCGACGTCCGCGAGACGCTGCGCTGCCTCACGCCGAAGGTGCAGGTGAAGAGCGGCCGGAAGTTCCTCGACAAGATGCTGAAGAAGCACGCGGACGCCCTGGAGGGCGTCGTCAAGGCGTACACGCGGAAGGTGGAGAAGCACACACCGATCCATCCGGAGTACGTGGCGTCGGTGCTGGACGAGGAGGCGGCCGACGACGCGGTGTTCACCGTCGACACCGGCATGAACAACGTCTGGGCCGCCCGCTACCTCACTCCCAACGGCCGGCGGCGCGTCATCGGCTCGTTCACCCACGGCTCGATGGCCAACGCGCTGCCCCAGGCGATCGGGGCGCAGTTCCTCGACCCGGACCGGCAGGTGGTGTCGATGTCCGGGGACGGCGGGTTCTCCATGCTGATGGGCGACTTCCTGACGTTGGTGCAGTACGGGCTGCCGGTGAAGGTGGTGCTGTTCAACAACTCGTCGCTGGGCATGGTGGAGCTGGAGATGATGGTGGGCGGCCTGCCGTCGTACGGCACGGCCAACCGCAACCCGGACTTCGCGGCCCTCGCGACGGCGGCCGGGGCGTACGGGGTGCGGGTGGAGAAGCCCAAGCAGGTGCGGGGCGCGCTGCGGGACGCGTTCCGGCACAAGGGTCCGGCGCTGGTGGACATCGTGACCGATCCCAACGCGCTCTCGATGCCGCCGAAGATCAGCGCGGACATGGTGAGCGGGTTCGCCCTGTCGGCGGGGAAGATGGTGCTGGACGGGGGTGTGGGGCGGATGGTGCAGATGGCGCGCTCGAATCTGCGGAACATCCCGCGGCCCTGA
- a CDS encoding response regulator, protein MEQARVFSPEKPIRVFLLDDHEVVRRGVQDLLDAEDDITVAGEAGTIAQALARGPALRPDVAVLDVRLPDGDGISVCRELRSRMPDLACLMLTSFDDDDALLDAIMAGAAGYVLKQIKGSDLVAAIRTVASGQSMLDPATTARLMSSLRGDEGAHPEDDRLAGLSPRERDILALIGEGMTNRQIGRQLFLSEKTVKNHISRLLAKLGVERRIQAAVIASEAARAGG, encoded by the coding sequence GTGGAACAGGCAAGGGTCTTCTCTCCGGAGAAGCCGATCCGGGTGTTCCTCCTGGACGACCACGAGGTCGTCCGGCGGGGCGTCCAGGACCTGCTGGACGCCGAGGACGACATCACGGTGGCCGGCGAGGCGGGCACGATCGCCCAGGCCCTGGCCCGGGGTCCCGCGCTGCGCCCGGACGTCGCCGTGCTGGACGTCCGGCTGCCCGACGGCGACGGCATCTCGGTCTGCCGGGAACTGCGGTCGCGCATGCCGGACCTCGCCTGTCTGATGCTCACGTCGTTCGACGACGACGACGCCCTGCTGGACGCCATCATGGCGGGCGCGGCGGGCTACGTACTCAAGCAGATCAAGGGCTCCGACCTGGTGGCGGCGATCCGCACGGTCGCCTCCGGGCAGTCCATGCTCGACCCGGCCACCACCGCCCGGCTCATGAGCAGCCTGCGCGGCGACGAGGGCGCCCACCCGGAGGACGACCGGCTGGCGGGCCTGTCGCCGCGCGAGCGCGACATCCTGGCGCTCATCGGCGAGGGCATGACCAACCGGCAGATCGGCCGGCAGCTCTTCCTCTCCGAGAAGACGGTCAAGAACCACATCTCACGGCTGCTCGCCAAGCTGGGCGTGGAGCGCCGCATCCAGGCGGCGGTGATCGCCTCGGAGGCGGCCCGGGCGGGCGGCTGA
- a CDS encoding phosphoketolase: MPEPKQSQERADDARPPSDAELAALDAHWRAANYLAVGQIYLMGNPLLTEPLRPEHIKPRLLGHWGTSPGLNLVYTHLNRVIKQRGIEALCVWGPGHGGPAVLANSWLEGSYSETYPDVTRDADGMERLFRQFSFPGGVPSHVAPETPGSIHEGGELGYSLSHAYGAAFDRPELLVACVVGDGEAETGPLAASWHSNKFLDPVRDGAVLPILHLNGYKIANPTVLARLPEHELDRLLHGYGHHVLHVTGDDPMTVHRAMAAAMDTALDHIAAIRRTAREEGIADRPSWPVIVLRTPKGWTGPGEVDGLPVEGTWRSHQVPLSGVRDNPEHLGQLEAWLRSYRPEELFDGDGRPVPRVLECVPEGARRLGATPYANGGLLLRDLPVPPLERHAVVVDRPGAGRHEPTAVLGGLLADVMEATSDRRDFRLVGPDETASNRLQAVYGASGKAWQAGTLPTDEHLDRHGRVMEILSEHTCQGWLEGYLLTGRHGLFSCYEAFVHIVDSMVNQHIKWLRVSRRLPWRRPIASLNYLLTSHVWRQDHNGFSHQDPGFVDHVLNKSPEVVRVYLPPDANTLLSVADHALRSRDYVNVIVAGKQPCYDWLTLEQARAHCARGAGVWEWAGTEDGRREPDVVLACAGDVPTQETLAAASLLRRHLPDLAVRVVNVVDIARLMPHGEHPHGMPDHEFDALFTTDRPVVFAYHGYPWLIHRLAYRRAGHPNFHVRGYKESGTTTTPFDMVVSNDLDRYRLVMDVIDRVPGLGVRAAGVRQAMDDVRTRHHAWIREHGTDLPEVAEWSWDG; the protein is encoded by the coding sequence ATGCCGGAGCCCAAGCAGTCCCAGGAGCGCGCCGACGATGCGCGGCCTCCGTCCGACGCCGAGCTTGCCGCGCTGGACGCGCACTGGCGGGCCGCGAACTATCTGGCCGTCGGGCAGATCTATCTGATGGGGAACCCGCTGCTCACCGAGCCCCTGCGGCCGGAGCACATCAAGCCGCGGCTGCTCGGGCACTGGGGGACCTCGCCCGGGTTGAACCTCGTGTACACCCACCTCAACCGGGTGATCAAGCAGCGGGGGATCGAGGCGCTCTGTGTGTGGGGGCCCGGGCATGGGGGGCCCGCTGTGTTGGCCAACTCGTGGCTGGAGGGGAGCTACAGCGAGACGTATCCCGATGTCACACGGGACGCGGACGGAATGGAGCGGCTGTTCCGGCAGTTCTCGTTTCCCGGTGGGGTGCCCAGTCATGTGGCGCCCGAGACGCCCGGGTCGATTCATGAGGGCGGGGAGCTCGGGTACTCGCTGTCGCATGCGTACGGGGCCGCGTTCGACCGGCCGGAGCTGCTGGTCGCCTGCGTGGTCGGGGACGGGGAGGCCGAGACCGGGCCGCTCGCCGCGTCGTGGCACTCCAACAAGTTCCTCGATCCCGTTCGGGATGGTGCTGTCCTGCCGATCCTCCATCTCAACGGGTACAAGATCGCCAACCCCACGGTCCTCGCCCGGCTGCCCGAGCACGAGCTCGATCGGCTGCTGCACGGGTACGGGCATCATGTCCTGCACGTGACCGGAGACGATCCGATGACCGTCCATCGCGCCATGGCCGCCGCCATGGACACCGCGCTGGACCACATCGCCGCCATCCGGCGCACCGCCCGCGAGGAGGGCATCGCGGACCGGCCTTCCTGGCCCGTGATCGTGTTGCGGACGCCCAAGGGGTGGACCGGCCCCGGTGAGGTGGACGGGCTGCCCGTCGAGGGCACCTGGCGGTCGCATCAGGTGCCGCTCTCCGGTGTCCGGGACAATCCCGAGCACCTGGGGCAGTTGGAGGCGTGGCTGCGGTCGTACCGGCCGGAGGAACTGTTCGACGGCGACGGGCGGCCCGTGCCGAGGGTTCTGGAGTGCGTGCCCGAAGGAGCGCGGCGGCTCGGCGCAACCCCGTACGCCAACGGCGGACTGCTCCTCCGCGACCTGCCCGTTCCGCCCCTGGAGCGTCACGCGGTCGTCGTCGACCGGCCCGGCGCCGGGCGGCACGAGCCGACCGCCGTCCTCGGCGGGCTGCTCGCCGACGTCATGGAGGCCACTTCCGACCGTCGCGATTTCCGTCTTGTGGGGCCTGATGAGACCGCTTCGAATCGGCTGCAGGCGGTCTACGGCGCGAGCGGCAAGGCGTGGCAGGCCGGCACCCTGCCCACCGACGAGCATCTGGACCGGCATGGTCGGGTGATGGAGATCCTGTCCGAGCACACCTGCCAGGGGTGGCTGGAGGGGTACCTGCTCACCGGGCGGCACGGGCTGTTCTCCTGCTACGAGGCGTTCGTGCACATCGTCGACTCGATGGTCAACCAGCACATCAAGTGGCTGCGCGTCTCCCGGCGGCTGCCCTGGCGGCGGCCCATCGCCTCCCTGAACTACCTGCTCACCTCGCACGTGTGGCGCCAGGACCACAACGGCTTCTCCCACCAGGACCCCGGGTTCGTCGACCACGTCCTGAACAAGAGCCCCGAAGTCGTGCGGGTGTATCTGCCGCCGGACGCCAACACCCTGCTGTCCGTCGCCGACCACGCCCTGCGCAGCCGCGACTACGTCAACGTCATCGTCGCCGGCAAACAGCCCTGCTACGACTGGCTCACCCTGGAACAGGCCCGCGCCCACTGCGCCCGCGGCGCCGGCGTCTGGGAATGGGCCGGCACGGAGGACGGGCGGCGGGAACCCGACGTCGTCCTCGCCTGTGCCGGGGACGTGCCGACACAGGAGACCCTGGCCGCGGCCTCCCTGCTCCGGCGGCACCTGCCCGACCTCGCCGTCCGCGTCGTCAACGTCGTCGACATCGCCCGGCTGATGCCGCACGGCGAGCACCCGCACGGGATGCCCGACCACGAGTTCGACGCCCTCTTCACCACCGACCGGCCCGTCGTCTTCGCCTACCACGGCTACCCGTGGCTCATCCACCGTCTTGCCTACCGGCGGGCGGGTCACCCGAATTTCCACGTGCGCGGTTACAAGGAGTCCGGTACGACGACCACGCCGTTCGACATGGTCGTCAGCAACGACCTCGACCGCTACCGCCTCGTCATGGACGTCATCGACCGCGTCCCCGGCCTCGGCGTCCGCGCCGCCGGCGTGCGGCAGGCGATGGACGACGTCCGGACCCGCCACCACGCCTGGATCCGCGAGCACGGCACGGACCTGCCGGAGGTGGCGGAGTGGAGCTGGGACGGGTGA